The Amycolatopsis umgeniensis DNA segment CAGCTCGCCGCCCTGCGCGAGCGCCTGGACGGTACCGAGCTGGACCTGCTGTTCGTCAACGCCGCGATCGATCGCGGGAACCTGCCCATCACCGAGGTCTCGACCGAGACGTTCGCCGAAGTGATGATCACCAACGCGTTGAGCCCGCTTCGCACCGTCGAAGCTCTTCGCGATCTGGTCACGCCCGGCGGCACCGTCGCGGTCATGTCCTCCAGGCAGGGCAGCGTCTCGCTGAACACCCGGCCCGGCTTCGAGCTGTACAAGGCCAGCAAGGCCGCGCTCAACCAGTTGATGCGCAGCTACTCCACCCGGTATGCCGAGGACGGGCACACCAAGCTGCTCATCCACCCCGGCCACAACCAGACGCCGCTCGGTGGCCCCGGCGCTCCCCTCTCCCCCGCGGAGAGCATGCCCGCCGTCGTCGACGTCCTCGAAGCCCAGGCAGGCGCGAAGGGGTTGCAGTTCCTCGATCTCTACGGCGAGGTCGTGCCTTGGTAGCGGCCGGTCACATCTTCCTCCCGGGATCCGTCAGTGCGGTGGAAGCAAGACGAAAACCCTGGAGGAGAACATCATGGAAGCCCGGATCCCGAACCCGGCCCTGTCGAACCCCGCGACGCTGAAAGCCCTGATCGCGTTGGCGGAGTCGACCGGGGACACCGGTGTCCCGAACACCACGCACCACCTCATGCACGTTCGCGCGAGCCAGATCAACGGCTGCAGCGGCTGTCTGGAGATGCACACCAAGGAAATGCGCAAGGCGGGCGAGTCCGACGAGCGGATCTTCACCGTCGCCGCGTGGCGTGACACGGCCTTCTTCACCGACGCCGAACGTGCGGCACTCGCGCTGACGGAGGCCCTCACCCGGATCGCGGACCGGGCCGACCCCGTCGACGACGACGTCTGGGACGAAGCGGCTCGCCACTACGACGAAAAGCAGCTCTCGAGTCTGGTCCTCTCCATCGCCGCCATCAACACCTGGAACCGGCTCAACGTCGCCACCCGGCAGATCGCCGGCGCCGCCTGAGCGCCTTACCTGGCCTGCCGCAGTTCCACGCAGCACTCGGCCGCGCCGGGAGCGAGGACCGCTTCCACGTTCCCGGCGCGCACGCCGGTCAGGAAACCGGCCAGGAAGGCCTGGTTGAGCCCGCAGACCAGCTCCGGGGCCTCGGCGGCCAGCGGATGGAACGGGCAGTTCCGCAGCCGGACGCAGGTGGTGGCGTCCCGGCTCGGCTCGAAGCCGTAGCGGCGAAGCATCCCTTCCGCCACGGTGAGCGCGCGTTCCACGCCGAGCCTGCCCGGCCGGGTCCGCGCGCGCTCCTCCTCGCCCGCCGCGAAGCCGCGCTCCCCCGCGACCCGCAGCACGGCGTCCCGCGCGGTCTCACCGGTGCCTTCGGCGAGCACGGCCTCGGCGAGGATGGCCGCCAGGATCTCGTGCCGCCGCGCGGGAAGCTGCACCTGGATGGCCTCGTCGACGGGTTCGTAGACCTTGGGCTTGCGCCCCACCTTCACCACCGGGCCCGCCGCGAAGCCGAACTTGAGCAGCCCCGCCGCCACGAGCTTGTCGAGATGGAAGGCGGCGAGCTTCCGGGAGATCCCGACCGCGGCCGCCGCTTCGTCCCGGGTCACCGGACGCCGCGCGCCCCGGGCGAAGGCGTACATGCCCCGGCGGAGGTCGTCGTCGAGTGCCGCCACCGCGGCGATGGATGGGGCGTCGAGGCCGTCCGGATCGGACACTGTCACGTACACCACGATATCGCCCATCTCAGTCGGCGGAACATCCAGAACTGCGGATCTACCATGTAGGCTGAACCGGCGGGCGGTAAAAAGCCCAAAAAGCTTAGTCGAATAGCACTGGGGATCGCGGTCAGCCTAGGAGGCCTTATGTCCACTCCAGCCTTGCGTGTCGTGCACGAAACCGGGCCGGGGCCGGACCTGGAGGCCGCCGAGGCCGCCGCGGCCGATCTCCTCACCGCGCTGGGCATTTCACTCGACTCCGAGAGCCTCCGCGGCACCCCTGGCCGGATGGCCCGCGCGTACGCCGAACTGTTCACCCCGCGGCCGTTCGACCTCACGACCTTCCCCAACGACGAGGGCTACGACGAGCTCGTCCTCGCGAGGGGGATCCCGGTCCGGTCCGTCTGCGAACACCACCTGCTGCCGTTCGTCGGTGTCGCCCACGTCGGCTATCTGCCCGGCGAGCGGATCCTCGGCCTGTCCAAGCTGGCCAGGATCGTCGAGCACTTCGCCTGTCGCCCGCAGGTTCAGGAACGTCTCACGAAACAGGTCGCCGACTGGCTCGACGAGCAGCTCGAGCCGCGCGGTGTCGGCGTGGTGATCGAAGCGGAGCACTCGTGCATGACGCTGCGCGGTGTCCAGGCCGCCGGTTCGAGCACCGTCACCTCCACCTTGCTCGGCACGTTGCGCGAAGACGCCCGCTCGCGCCAGGAGTTCTTCGCCCTCACCGGCATCAACGGCTGACAGCGGGCTCTTCCGCGTAGGCCGCGGAGACGACCTCACGGTCGAACACCCGCCAGGTGAGCACGGAAACGATCATCGCCACCACGAAGCCCACCCAATAAGGCGTCGTCAGGCCGAACTCGGAAGCCACCACGCCGCCGAGCAGCGCGCCGAAGCAGGTCCCGCCCGCGACGATGAACAACGTGGTGCTGCCGACGCGGCCGAGCATCTCCGGCGGGGTGAGCCGCTGACGCAGGGAACTGCCGACGATGCCCCACAGCGCGCCGTGCACCCCGAACAGGAACAACACCACCCCGACCACCGGCGCGCTCGTGCTCGTCGCGAGCACGAGATGGGTCCCGGCCTCGATCAGCAGCCCGATCCGCAACGTCCAGGTCGGCGTGCACCAGGCGATCAGCCGGTCGCCCGTGACCGAGCCGAGCAGCCCGCCCACCGCCATGCAGGTGAAGAGCAGGCCGTACCCGACGGCCTCCAGCTGGAGCCGCTCCTTGGCCAGCAGCACCAGTATCGAGGTGGCGGCGACGAGCGTCACGTTCAGCAGGCCGATCAGCCCGACCATGGTCCGCAACAGGCGCTGACCCGCGAGCCAGCGGAACCCTTCGGCCACCTCCGACCGGATCGAGCGCCGCTTCACCGGCTCGCCGGGGCCGCCGTCGGGCCGTGGCCGGTAGGCGCCCGCGATCAGCCCGAGGAGAAGCGCGCTGACCGCGTACGTGCCGGCGTTGACGTAGAACGGGATGCTCGCCGCGACACCGAACAGGAATCCGCTCAGCGGCCCGGAAAGCATGCCGTGGGTCAAGGTCGTCCCGGCGTACAGCCGCGCGTTCGCCCGCTCCAGCAACGCCTTCGGGACGATCGAAGGCAGCATGGCCCCGCTCGCCGTCCGGAACACGACCTCGCCCGAGTTGATCACGAAGAGGACGGCGTAGAGCAGGGCGACACCGGCGTTCCCCGTCGTGATCGCGACAGCCAGCAAGGCGACGGCGGGGACGCGGATCCAGTCGAGGGTGATCATCAGCTTCCGCCGGTCCACCCTGTCGACGAGCACCCCGCCCGGCAGCGAGAAGAGCAGCCACGGCAGCCACGCCACCGCGAACCCGCCCGAGACCACGAGTGGCTCATCGGTGCGGGACGCGATCAGCAGAGGTGCCGCCACCGTCGCGAGACCGCTGCCCAGCGCGGATGTCGTGCTCGCCGCCCAGAGTTTGGCGTACCTGCCGTCCAGCCGTTCCCCCGTCATCGGATCAACGTAGCGAGCGGTGACCGAGCGGAGGCGGAGTTTCACCCACAGCTGAGCGGCCGCCCTCTAGACTGCCCTTCCGTTCGGCCTTGGGAGGGGAGCACGGATGGTGCTGGTGCGCGACGTCGATCCGTCGATTCTGCTGGTGAACAAGGCACCAGGCGAAAACCCGGGACCTTATCTGCCCAGGGACATCGACCCGTTGCTCAGCGCCGCGCTCGCGAACAGGCATTTCACTCTCGTCGTCCACGAGGTCTACTCGGGTGCGAGACGAACGGCCTGGGAAGCCCTGGCCGCGACGTACGCGGAAACACAACTGGTCATCGAGCCGGAGATCGACGAACTCGTACTGGACCGGTTCGGCGGACCGGCAGTCCTCTGGCTGGACCGGAAGCTGCCCCAGACCCTCCGACGCGATCCCACTGCGGTTGCCGCCTGGTTGAGAAGGTATCCCGAACGCCGGCTTCTGGGGCTCGTCGACGCGAGCCGGTACGACCACCCGGAACTGCGCGCGGCGATCGATCGTCTGGAGCCGACGGTCCTCCGCATCGGCCCGGATCTCTCCGCCGGGGAACGCGCGAAGGCCGAGAAGATGTTCCCGGGAGCGGGATCCATCCGCACGATCGACGAACTCGCCGTCGCGCGAACACCCGCCGCTGCCGAGAACACCGAGCCGGATCTGTTCGCCGCCCACGTCGCCGACTACCGGCCCGACACCGACGACGGCGTCGATCGCCTCGGTATCGGCCCCGACGTGCGCATGCTCGCCGACCTGGTGGTCTCCAGAATGATCACCCCTCCCCTGTCGATCGGCCTGTTCGGCAGCTGGGGTTCCGGCAAGAGCTTCTTCATGCGACAGATGCAGCTGCGCGTCCGCGAGCTCGCCGATTCCGCGCAGGAGGCCGAAACCGTGGCCGGCACGCACGGGAAGGCCGTGTCGTCCTACTGTTCG contains these protein-coding regions:
- a CDS encoding carboxymuconolactone decarboxylase family protein, yielding MEARIPNPALSNPATLKALIALAESTGDTGVPNTTHHLMHVRASQINGCSGCLEMHTKEMRKAGESDERIFTVAAWRDTAFFTDAERAALALTEALTRIADRADPVDDDVWDEAARHYDEKQLSSLVLSIAAINTWNRLNVATRQIAGAA
- a CDS encoding SDR family NAD(P)-dependent oxidoreductase; protein product: MSDTSGRQALVIGASRGLGLVLAEELTRRSWRVIATARQNGGELRAKADASNGRLRVESLEMTSDDQLAALRERLDGTELDLLFVNAAIDRGNLPITEVSTETFAEVMITNALSPLRTVEALRDLVTPGGTVAVMSSRQGSVSLNTRPGFELYKASKAALNQLMRSYSTRYAEDGHTKLLIHPGHNQTPLGGPGAPLSPAESMPAVVDVLEAQAGAKGLQFLDLYGEVVPW
- the folE gene encoding GTP cyclohydrolase I FolE → MSTPALRVVHETGPGPDLEAAEAAAADLLTALGISLDSESLRGTPGRMARAYAELFTPRPFDLTTFPNDEGYDELVLARGIPVRSVCEHHLLPFVGVAHVGYLPGERILGLSKLARIVEHFACRPQVQERLTKQVADWLDEQLEPRGVGVVIEAEHSCMTLRGVQAAGSSTVTSTLLGTLREDARSRQEFFALTGING
- a CDS encoding helix-turn-helix transcriptional regulator, with amino-acid sequence MGDIVVYVTVSDPDGLDAPSIAAVAALDDDLRRGMYAFARGARRPVTRDEAAAAVGISRKLAAFHLDKLVAAGLLKFGFAAGPVVKVGRKPKVYEPVDEAIQVQLPARRHEILAAILAEAVLAEGTGETARDAVLRVAGERGFAAGEEERARTRPGRLGVERALTVAEGMLRRYGFEPSRDATTCVRLRNCPFHPLAAEAPELVCGLNQAFLAGFLTGVRAGNVEAVLAPGAAECCVELRQAR
- a CDS encoding MFS transporter; translation: MTGERLDGRYAKLWAASTTSALGSGLATVAAPLLIASRTDEPLVVSGGFAVAWLPWLLFSLPGGVLVDRVDRRKLMITLDWIRVPAVALLAVAITTGNAGVALLYAVLFVINSGEVVFRTASGAMLPSIVPKALLERANARLYAGTTLTHGMLSGPLSGFLFGVAASIPFYVNAGTYAVSALLLGLIAGAYRPRPDGGPGEPVKRRSIRSEVAEGFRWLAGQRLLRTMVGLIGLLNVTLVAATSILVLLAKERLQLEAVGYGLLFTCMAVGGLLGSVTGDRLIAWCTPTWTLRIGLLIEAGTHLVLATSTSAPVVGVVLFLFGVHGALWGIVGSSLRQRLTPPEMLGRVGSTTLFIVAGGTCFGALLGGVVASEFGLTTPYWVGFVVAMIVSVLTWRVFDREVVSAAYAEEPAVSR